In Nematostella vectensis chromosome 2, jaNemVect1.1, whole genome shotgun sequence, one genomic interval encodes:
- the LOC116616109 gene encoding uncharacterized protein LOC116616109, with the protein MATSSSRIVVFCAAILCGVILHSRPAHGLKCYKQECTQMPGATCPPANVTECPSDTMCSRMLIKGTVKVQGMSMSFSQDVKESCQPAFQCSDAFNQLMCDSAKSSMNVSSVECSRQCCQDDLCNSDSFNPTLAPSAQPGPALKCYVCSNVPSLGGHSCDNPVLMECPSHGPFIPDSCVTFKAFGRNDTGSPASIEFRNCTVSLACGEFCKEFNSTGQIDECSAKCCQGDGCNNEGLPTQPTTMTTLPSDAFRPAMQGLALLTGLVWAILVLR; encoded by the exons CTCATGGCCTCAAGTGTTACAAACAAGAATGCACTCAAATGCCTGGAGCTACATGTCCACCTGCTAACGTCACTGAGTGCCCTTCCGACACCATGTGCAGCAGGATGCTGATTAAGGGCACAGTCAAAGTCCAGGGAATGTCAATGTCATTTAGTCAAGACGTTAAAGAAAGTTGTCAACCAGCCTTCCAATGTTCTGATGCCTTTAACCAATTAATGTGTGATTCGGCTAAATCTTCAATGAACGTCAGCTCGGTGGAGTGCTCAAGACAGTGTTGTCAAGATGATCTATGTAACAGTGACAGCTTTAATCCGACTTTGGCTCCAAGTGCGCAACCAG GCCCTGCATTAAAATGCTACGTCTGTTCCAACGTCCCATCGCTAGGTGGCCACTCATGTGACAACCCTGTGCTCATG GAATGTCCATCCCACGGTCCTTTCATCCCTGATAGCTGTGTGACCTTCAAAGCTTTTGGCCGTAACGACACAGGTAGCCCTGCCAGCATAGAGTTTCGTAACTGCACTGTGTCCCTGGCGTGTGGCGAGTTTTGCAAAGAGTTTAACAGCACTGGTCAGATAGATGAATGTTCTGCCAAGTGTTGTCAAGGAGACGGATGCAATAACGAGGGATTGCCAACTCAGCCGACGACTATGACAACTTTGCCATCTGACGCTTTCAGACCGGCCATGCAGGGTTTGGCCCTTCTGACTGGGCTAGTGTGGGCTATACTGGTGTTGCGGTAG
- the LOC5509120 gene encoding cyclic GMP-AMP synthase → MATLERLLDLLREYHLDDVLFHNSTPELGIQHRSRPKQKRIIRGKKQQKSKKLKRNEQQQPFPKGDLETLRRFSVTDVKISKQSTKWAKKMADKHLEIIRKHCKTNSIKLFNHFEYTGSFYEHLKTIDADELDIMVALSIKMDELEVEQVTPGYAGLKLRDTPSNRNKYNDLTIADNYGRYLSPEKVSRWFFSLVQKAVNTYKDEIPQTEVKLTDNGPATTLVITYREGDKPQEKNRRLSIDLVPALLFKDKTKPAGDDLRAWHYVAKTIPKGARLKEPLPFRSELLWRQSFSLKEKHLMDKLDKDDNGCRREMVRIVKTIVKKDPTLAQLSSYHIKTAFLQYNFSDVKLDWEGKKLAERFLHFLEFLRDRVKDKTLNNYFITDLNLLDDLNDSNIDNIANRLDKIIQNETERAKIFTTQRQ, encoded by the exons ATGGCGACGCTTGAAAGGTTATTGGACTTACTAAGAGAATATCACTTGG ATGATGTACTCTTCCATAATTCAACTCCAGAACTAGGCATCCAGCATCGGAGTAGACCAAAGCAGAAGCGAATAATCCGTGGCAAAAAACAGCAGAAAAGTAAGAAATTAAAGAGAAACGAGCAGCAGCAGCCATTCCCAAAAGGAGATCTAGAAACGCTGCGTAGATTTTCAGTCACTGATGTAAAAATCTCTAAGCAAAGCACGAAATGGGCAAAGAAAATGGCGGATAAGCACCTGGAAATTATCCGCAAGcattgtaaaacaaattctaTTAAGCTTTTTAACCATTTTGAATACACCGGGAGCTTCTATGAGCATCTGAAAACAATCGATGCTGATGAACTTGACATTATGGTGGCTCTAAGCATCAAAATGGATGAGCTTGAAGTTGAGCAAGTCACACCTGGCTATGCCGGACTCAAGCTGCGAGATACCCCGAGTAACCGAAATAAATACAATGATTTGACGATCGCAGACAACTATGGAAGGTATTTAAGTCCGGAGAAAGTGTCGAGGTGGTTTTTCAGTCTGGTCCAGAAAGCAGTTAACACCTATAAAGATGAGATCCCTCAAACTGAAGTCAAATTAACGGATAATGGCCCGGCGACCACACTAGTAATTACATACCGCGAAGGTGACAAGCCCCAAGAGAAAAACAGGAGACTGAGCATTGACCTAGTGCCTGCACTGCTGTTCAAAGACAAGACCAAGCCTGCTGGGGATGATTTAAGGGCTTGGCACTATGTCGCTAAAACCATACCTAAGGGGGCAAGGCTCAAGGAACCCCTGCCTTTCAGGTCAGAGTTGCTGTGGCGACAATCATTTTCCTTGAAGGAAAAGCACCTTATGGATAAACTCGACAAGGATGACAATGGTTGCCGGCGAGAAATGGTGCGGATAGTGAAAACTATTGTCAAGAAAGATCCAACGCTGGCGCAGTTATCGTCATATCATATCAAAACCGCATTTCTACAGTACAATTTTTCTGATGTGAAACTCGACTGGGAAGGCAAGAAGCTAGCGGAAAGGTTCTTGCACTTTTTGGAGTTTCTACGAGATCGAGTAAAGGATAAGACTTTGAATAACTATTTCATTACAGATTTGAATTTACTGGACGATCTGAATGACTCAAACATTGATAATATTGCCAACCGGCTGGACAAGATAATACAAAATGAGACAGAAAGAGCAAAAATCTTCACAACCCAACGCCAGTAG